The DNA segment GCCCTCCGTCAGTGCTTGACCAAACAAGGGTCTTTGATTCACGGTTGTTGAAGCTGGATCCACCGCTTCCATTATAGTAGGACGTTTCTTTTACTATAAAGGCACCCTGGCTTCCAGCATGAAGTAATTGAAAAGTGCCACCACCAAAGTCCCAGGATAATGAAAGTGAAGGGTTCTTGCTATCCTTTAGTCGAATTTGGCCCTGAAGTGTTGTGCCATTATTAGATACGGTACTTACCAAGATGGATCCTGCAGTACTATTGGCACTACTTGTTGTTCCTCCTGAAAACGGCGTAAGGAATGGATAGCCTTGCAATGCGGAGCTCACATTTCCTGTGTCAATTCTGGCAATATACACGTGCGAGCCATCAGATGACAAATCGATAATAGGGAATCCCTGCCCAAGGGTCCCGTTTGAAACTTCCAATGGCTTTGAAAAAGTCGTGCCTCCATCGGGGCTATGTAAAAGTATACTGTGGAGTTGCAGCTGCGAATTAAGTGGTGATGGGAAGGCAAGGATTGGAAGATTGTTTGAGGTAGACGGGCCTTTGCTAGTATTTTCAGAAATCATTGCATCGATGTAAAGTGATTTGCTTTCATTGCCTCTTGCGCCTGCGGCAGCGTAAGGAATAGCTACAGTCGTGCCTTCATTTGTATTATTGTAACCAGGAATAACTATAAGTGATTTTTCAAATGTCTTTCCGCCATCCTCGCTCCTTGTGAGAACAATCTTAGAATCGTGCAGCTTTGCGCCAAATTGAGTTGAAACGATGTATACATTGCTTCCCGATGCGGCCAGTCTTGGAGGATTCGGGGTCAGAAATGATGTTCCATTTGAACTTGAAGATTGGTTCAAAATACTCACTTTGGGAGAAAATGTCTTGCCTGCGTCAGAACTTGAAATAAAATAAGTTTGGATTAAAGTTTGGTAAGACGGTGGCGCATTTTGAATCTGCGGGTTCACAGAACTTTGTAGCTGCTGCATAGATCCATTGCGAATGACTGTGCCGGAAAAACTGGGAGGTGAAACTGGGTTGGCTGCAGGAATTGTTTCGTTTGAATAAGCGATTTTTGTGGTTTCATCACTCCATAAGAGAAACACATGGTTGTGAGAAGTCGCAATTATCTGTGGCTCAACTATCCCTGATTCGACAGACGAATTATTTCCAATATGAGTGGCCATGGTAAAGTGGTCGGTGGCCAAGATGATCGGACGCTCAAACTTTGAGCCATCGGCTGGCGTCCGGGCAAAATATAGATTATAATCATTGTCAGTGGAATTAGCGGCCCACACAGCATATGCATTGGTGCCATTTTCTTCAGATGCAGTGATTGGACCCATAACCTGCGATTGAGAGAAATTACCAAGCGAAACTGTTCTGCCAAACATCTTGCCATTATCTTCAGTCACACGGTAGTAAATGTTAGACGTATGGTTTTCCTTAGCAGAGCCCTGAGCGTTTGGACTGCTCAGGATTTGCGTTGTCGACTTGATTTCGTTCCAAATTACAAATGCATGATTTGTATTGTCAGAGAATGCGAGCTGAGGACTTGTATAGACGCCAACAGATACCGAGGAATTTTTTGAATCAATATTAGAAGCGGCAATCCGAGTCTGCCCTGACATTTGAGCAGAGGCCGATTCAAAATCGGAAATAGAACAGGCGGCCAGGATAATTGCAAATGCGACAACTGTTGGTATGAGAGATGCCTTTAATTTATCAAGATTCTTGATTTTATCCAACAGGTGTCTGAAATGTACGCCCCATTATCGCATATAGACAAGATATAAGATTATTCAGTCAAGACTGCTAATTCATCCGGTAATTGAGCTAGACCAGAGAGTAGGTCTCATCTTGGCCACGACTGATTTTACGTCGATAAGGTTCTAACACCAGCTTGGCGCTTTCCATTAATGGGATCTGGAAATCCTAGGTTCTTCCTGCCAGACTATCCTTCAATCCGCGCGTCCATTATATGTGAAAGATTGATGCGATATGGTAGTAGAAATGACTCTTTAGACGCTACCGCTCCACCTTGCGCCCAAATTCAAAATGTGAGCACCCCTTATGTAACACCGCCAAAAGAACAGAAATGACCACTTTCAGGTCCCCGCATGCCTTACTGCATATCTGCTAATTGGCATGGCATGGTAGGAATTGTTGCAGGTTAGAATGACCAATTCAGCGGTCTGGTTTTGCCCGGGGTTCGTGGAATGTCGTATGCTCCACAGGTCGCACCAAAGCAGCCTACGCCCTGGCTAGGGCTGTCTGAGCGCATCGCCCAGTACGTTGATTCGCTATGGATAGCAGTATTTGCCGTCGTGCTCCTGCGCCGAGAAAACGCGCCGGTTCAAAAACCCGAACGAATTGACTCCGCCGCGCGCAAAGTCGCGGGGGAAAGAGAGAATGAGAAAGTCGGTCCAAGGGACTCTATCTAGATAAGAGCTGCTTCAGCTCCTGAGATTAAAGCCACGTCCGAGCATCAGGGCTGCTTACAGTAATGTTTTCTGTAACTCCTGCGCAATAACCTTATTTACTTTATCGCAAGGATCGTGCCGAAAGACTTTTTGTCGCAGCTAAAGGCAATCGCGCGGGGGAGCCACATACTTGGCATTTATTCCAGCCCCACAGACCGCATAGAGGAGTGCTTTTCGTTCCTCAAGGCAGGCTTTGACAATGGCGAAGCCGTTTGGGTTATGTTTGACGAGCGCCAAATATCCAGAGAAGAAATCCGGTCCAGGATAAAGAGCGAATGGAAGGTGGGCGACCTTGCCAGGCGTGAGGCAAACGGCGAAATCATTATCACCACCTCACAGGACTGGTTCAGCCCTGGCGGGAAATTTGATTCGGAGCGCATTCGCTCAAAGTGGCAGCAGGCAACCAATAGGGCCCTGGCTTTGGGAAAGACGGGCTTTAGGGCATTTGGCGCGCCCGACGAACTGGTCAACAGCGCGACGGCAGATTTTATCGATTACGAGCACTCTGTCGGCACGAGTTTTGACATCCCGTTTACCGGCTTTTGCGCCTACATGGCATCCGACATTGCAAGCGCAATGACTTCCGAGCAGCTGTCCCGCCTTTATGTTTCTCACGGCTGGCACCGCATTTCCGGCTATGACGTGCTAGAACACCCGATGGCAGGCCAGCACGTTGCAATGACCTATGAAAACACGGCCCAGCGGGAGGCGGCGATTACAAAATACATCAACGCCGGCCTGAAGAAGAACCAGCTGTGCGTCTATGCGTCAATTTATTTGCGCAACAGCTCGCACAGGGAGAGAATGATGGGGCTTTTCGACAATTCCCAGGAGAACATGGACAGGGGCAACCTGGTATTCATTGACCTTGCGCCCCACTATATTGCCAGCCTGACAAGTGATATAAGGCCGTTTGAGTCAGATATGGCGCGCTTGAGGGACAGGGTTTCAGGCAGGCAGGACAAGCATATCAGGTTTGTAGGCGACTGCGATTCGTTCCTGTTCCAGAACAGGCACTTTGACGAATGCATGGCCATTGAAAACTGGTTGTCTGACAGGCCGCTTGAAGATTCTTCATGCCTTTGCCCGTATCCGCTTCAGCTGCTCAACAAGTTTCCCTATGACATTCACAAGGTCAGGATGTTTGTCAGTCATGACGTTATAGCCGACCACACCGGCAGGATAACCACTGCGTATCTCAGGAGCGACGGGAGGCATCAACATTGACCCACCAGCACGGAAGCAGGCCGCGCATACTGGTCGCGGAGCCGGAGCCAGACATACAGTTCCTTTACAAGTCATTCCTGCACGACTGGGATCTGGAAATCGTGGAAAGCGGGGCAAGGTGCATCCAGGCCGCAACCAAGGAGGGCAGGGCCTCCGACGAGTATCATGATTTGATAGTCATCGACAGCCACGTCAAGGACGGAATGATTGAAACGCTGCGCAGGCTGAGAGAACTGCTGCCGTACCAGCACATTGTCGTGACGAGCACGACGGACCCGGACGTGCTCAGGCGGCAGTTAACCGGGGCAGGCATGTCGAACCAGGCAAACCTTGGCTTTATCCAAAAGCCCTTCATGTTCTCGGACCTTCTATCCCTGTTGAGAGTCAGAAAGCCGCGGGTCAGCAGCGCGCAGTTGACCGACCACATCCTGGCAATCTACGAGGACCAGGAACAGGAGCTGGCCGAGGCGATCTCGTTTGTAAAGCGCGCTGTTCCGAACAACGAGGCGGCGCTGTTTATCCTCAGAGAGGACATCAACCTCGAAGCTGTCAAGGAAAGAATAGCCAGGTGCGGGCTGGACGTCGATTCTCTTGTCCGCGATGGCTCACTGATGTTCACGAAAAACGTGGACTGGTACCTGCCCGACGGGCGCATTGACAAGCAAAGGCTCCTTGTGCAGTGGAATCGCCTCGTCGAAACCTGCGTGAGGTCGGGCAAGAAGGGAGTGCGCGCGTTCTGCATGATGGACTGCATGTTTGAGCACAATTTCCAGAACGAGAGCGTCGACTATGAGGTTGACTATCCTCCGAAACTGGACATCGCCCTTGTGCCGATATGCGCGTACAGAAAACAGGACATTGACAGGCTGAGCGACGACCAGAAGAGAAGGCTGCTGACCTGCCACAGCAAGGTCTGGACGTAGCCGAAGATTAATTTGCTTTACATTATGAAATAGTCCCGATTGCTGCGGTCGGCAAAACTCAGCGCCCAGGAAATTGAAAGACTCAGGGAAACACTTGAGGAACGCGGCATAGCGGCTTCTGCCCCAACCAACAAGTACGAAACGCTGAGAGTGCAGTTTGAAAATATTTTTCTGATTGCATACAGTTCGGGCAAGCTGGTTTACGAGGACAACCCGCAGACCCTCAAAATCATAAGCGGGGTGATGCAGAGTGCCCGGTCAGAATACGAATACGAGCTCGGTTCCGACGAGGCAGGCAAGGGCGAATGGTACGGTCCCCTGGTCGTCGCCTGCGTGGCAGTCAGGCCATTCGACATTGGCGAGCTGCGAAGGGCAGGTGTCAAGGACAGCAAGACGCTTTCCGCCGGCACCATCAAGATAATTGCAAATGAAATCAGGCAGAACAAAAAGCTGGCATGGAGCCATGTCGTGCTGTCGCCGCCGGATTACAATGAGCAATTTGCCAGACTGAAAAAAGAGGGCAAGAACCTGAATGACATGCTGGCTCGTGCACATGCTCGAGTTATAGGAGAGACGCTTGAAAAGCTAGGAAATCTGGATGACGCAAAGATACTCGTAACGATTGACGAATTTGACAAAAAGAAAATGGGTGACGGTCTCAAGGGCCTTGAGAAAGCAAAGGGAGTTGCAATCGTGCAAAAGACAGGGGGCGAAGAGGAGATGCCTGTCGCGGCTGCAAGCATTCTTGCCAAGAGCTTTTTCGAGCAGGAGGTCGACAGACTATCAAGCGAATTTAAAGTCGAGCTGAAAACTGCATCTCCCCAAGACATCCCGAAGAAAGATCTGCACCGCGTTGCAAAGACGCACTTTCGGAACGTTTCGGGACTGCTTTGAGCTTCCAGTCCCCCACTGGTCGAGGAGCAGGGCGCCATGAAAGGCTAGGATTGCGGAATTTTCTTCAGCGCGCTTGAGGCGCCCAGCAGCACCAGGATTGGGCCGACAATGGCGACATAGGGAATTATCATGAGAATCCCGCCGACTTTTATCAGGGTCTCGTCATAGCGGTTTCCTGCGCGCCAAAGGCCAATGATTATGCCAATGATTCCAACGAGAAGTGCAACCGCAGCCAGGCCGAATACGGCAAAGGCGGCGCCAAATGCTGGAGAGAATCTCGGGGCGCTTCCGTTCGGCATGAAAGGGTTTGTACCTGCCGAGAATGTCGCGGCTGCAATAAGCCCAATTGCCACAATGTAAAGGATAAGCCCGGCGAGCAGGCCCCAGAGCATTTTGAGTGGCAGGCTGAATTCGCGCCTGTCTTCGCGCAAAAGTATGCGAAACGCCGTGATGACCATAAATAGCGCGATAATGCCGATCACAATTCCGGCGATTCCGACGGCTGCGAATGTCGCGACCGCGCCCGCGGCTATTTCCGGCCTCGCCATCATACCGCCCGGTGTGAACACTGAGCCCAGCGTCATAAAAGGGACTATCATGCCCATCGCTTCCGCTATTACCCCGAGAATGCCGAACCACTTTAACTTCTCAAGCACCTGCCTGTCGAGCTGCGTAAGAGCAACCCGCGACCCACCATACGGCGACCCCATTCCCGGAGGAGGCGTCGATGGGCTGTTGGTGTGCGGCGCACCACATTTTGAGCAAAAAGCGGCACTGTCATCGTCGCCGTTGCCGCACTGTATACAGTATTTTGTCATTGGTATGTTGTCGCTTGCGGCTGCAAGGGCAATTATTTAAGCAATCTGAAATTCATCTAGATAGAGTGCTTCTCTCCCGACCGCCTGCGCTGTACAATTGCAAAGACCCCTATCGCCCCGGCAAAAATAATCCCAACCGCTGCTAATGGGAACTCGGGCACCGTTGGCGCCTGGATAGTGTTGGCGATTTTCAGCGTATTTACCGAGCCATCAAAAGCGGGCATGTACTTGGCAGAGCCGTCCGAAGACGACGACATGAACGAGATAGAGTAGAGCTTGTCCTGGGTCTGGAACGCGTATGTCTTTGTAGAGAATGAAAAGTTTGGCGAAGTGCACTGGTTAGTGGTCATGATGCCATTCATACCGTTTATTGTTGCCGGCTCAGGGCTGCCAGGAGTGCATGTGAGGTTGCCGCGGTTCTGGAAGGTCCCGCCCTGTCCAAACTGGAAGGGACGAGATGAGTTGGATCCGCCCGACAGCATGCTCTTTGGAACTATGCGGATTGTCATGGAATCTGCGGCGCGAAAGCCCTGACCTGCCTGCTGCTGGAGCTCGTTTGGCACCGCCCTTATCGTCGTGACGGTGGCGTTCTGGTTCTGAAACACCGAGCCCGTCCAGTTTGAGGGAAGCACTATCTGCAGGCTGGAGTCAGGGCTCGTGTAGTTGCCGGTCACAGTCGCAATTGGCTGGCCCCCAAAGCCGCGCCCGCCCCCGAACTGAGCGTTAACCTGGGGTGCCAGAGAAGAATACGATGCAAATGCAAGCGTGACGCCAAGTGCCACCAGCGCTACTATTCCGCAAAACCTTGTTGTCTTGTTTTCATTATTTTCTGGCTTCATCAAGTCCTCCTCCCGGAAAACAAATCCGACACTGACTGCCGGCGCTCGTTAGAGCCAACGCACTTCAATTTGGTTTTCTCAGATTATAAAGCATTGATTACCAAAGTTATCCAACGGCAGGACGCGCAGCACAGTATTTCGGAATGGTTAATAACAAGAGTGCGAACTTTTGCAGTGAAACTTTCCGGTAAATAGCGCGTGGCAACACCCAACAAGAGGTTTTCTTCTGAATATACGATGCTCTCCATACTTGAATACCTCTTTATCCACACCAGGGCCACCCCGGTAAGCAAGTATCACATCTCAGTCAAGATTCCCGGCATCAAGCTCCAGCGCCGCGACAGGATTTCGGCCATGATGGACACGCTTGAGAAAAAGAGGCTCGTAAGGTCCATCCATACTACAAGCACGGTCTTTTACCAGATAACCGATGAGGGCGTTGAAGCGTACCTAAAGTGGGTCAAGCCGTTCCTGGATTTTGCCCGGGAGCAGGAAAAGGGGCTTTCCTGATTGAGCCTAGTGCACAGGGCTTACGGAAGGTTTTTCAATTAAGAGAATAATGGCATCGCCCATTGACTTTTTCCCGGCAAACGTTTGCGCATTATTGCCGATGTCGTCCGCAATGAAGATGGCAAGCCCTATTCTGTGGCCAGTGTCTGCCGAGTATCTTGCAAGCGAGGCAAGAAACGAGTCGACGCTTTTCTCGTCGCCGGAGGACGCTGTCTTTATTATTATTGACCCGTAGCTGGAAATCTCGTCTCTCAGTTTCTGCCCCTGCTGGCCGACCGATTCCTGGTCAATTACCGCGTCAAAGGCATAGTCGCGCGTCGCCTCGTTATCGAGCAGGTTTGAAATTCCCGCCGCAGAGATGTATTCCTGCAGGTCCTCTCCCACTTCTTCAACGCACTCCCCAAGTGCACGCACCGCGTGATCTGCAGAGGCTCCGGTAAGGCAGAGCTCAAAGCTTGAGCGCAGCGAGTTTTCCTCAAACAACCTCTCCCACTTTTGCAGAAGCCTCCGTGATTTCAGGACGGAAAAAAACAGCGGTATGGTGATAATAACGGCAGCGGCCGCAAGTATCGCTATTATCGAGTCAACCAGGTTGTCCATTTGCAGGTGCAGCGCCTTTAGCACGCCCAGGGAGTCAAGGAGCGAAAGGGCGGTAAGGCATCCAACAACAACAAGTATCAAGACAAGATTCTTTTCGATGCCGCGGAGCATCCTTGCAGAATTCCTGCCATACTTTGTCGTCGAAATTATCGACGACGATAACTCGCTGTTCTGGGGGGAATCTGCCAAAGTCAGTGCTTAGCTTGCGGCACGGCTATTTAATAGCCCTGTTAACAGAGTTGACAGCCCCGGCACAATAGTTGCTCGGCAGTTAAAATACTGCCAGTCCAACAGCGCAACTGTGAAAAAGTCAGTAAAAATCGGACTGGTTTCTGTTGCTGCCATTGTCGCGGTGGTCTCTTCGCTGGCATTGTTTACGCATGCGAGGGAATCTGCCGCCGACTCGAGGCTTGGAAATGTGAAGGAAAACGAATCAGCAATGCAGGCGTTCAGCGAGAACTTTCAGCAATCCGGCGCCGCGAATTCGGCCGGAAAAGGCGAATCAGCCGCATCGGAGGCAGGCGAGGCGCCAGGCAGATAGCCGGGCTGCTCAGGAGTCGATCTAGACAGCAGAATACAATGGAGCACCTGATTGGTCCAAATGCCTAGGTTAGCCTTTGCACTATTTTTGACACTTGCCCTTGCGCTGGGGTGTGGCTTTGCAGCAACCATACATCCAGCAGCGGCGCAGCTGGGCGAGGAGGGCAGCCGCGGCTTTGGCGGCGAAGGCAGCCTCTACTTTGGGGGCGTCAGCCTTCCGGCAATCATACTGTACAGCGTAATAGCAGCAATGGTCGCTGCGGTGATCTACACCGTGGCTGTTATCGGAAGAAATGAGGTTAAAAGACGCGCTGGTACGGCCAGGCGTGCGGGTAACAGGGCGCAGCCGGGCAAAAGATAGAGGAGGGCGGGAGCAAATTTTTAGCAATTCTAGCCTGATAATGACAGTAGGGCTGGTTCTTGCAGGTGCTTTTGTCGCCGCCGTCTTGCTCGTGCCGGTAGCCGCGCACGCACAGGAGCGCGGAGGCTTTAACAGGCTTTCAAGTCCGCGAGGCGCGGAGAGGATGCTGGGCTGGGTAGCTATAGGCGCAGGAACCGTGGGGACAGGCTCGTTCATGGTATACTCGATGGCCCTGCGCAGGCGCGTCATGCCGCCCCTGACAACAGACGGCAAGCTCTCTTCGACGGCAGCAAACGGGTCGGCGTCAAGATGGATTGCCACTATCAGAAAGCCGCTTCTCAACTTTCACGTATCTATCAACCTGATTGGGTTTTTTGCAGGCATGGCCCATGGCTTTTTCTTTGTCCGCGGGCTTGACATCATTTCGCTCACCCTTGCAATTTCAATGGCTGTTGCGGTCGGAAGCGGGCTTTTGCTAAAGTTCGGGTCGCGTCGGATAAAGTTTTACAACTTTCAGCTGCACGGCAACATCTCACTTGTCCTGCTTGTCGTCCTGCTGACCGGCATGCACGTTCTTTCGGTTCGAGGCGGCGACTAGAATTGGCCGGCGCAGAAGCAGTCCAGAGTGAAAAGCAACGTCCTGCCCTGCAGAGCGCCCACTTTCTTTTGTGCAGTAACTGCCTCTGGGTCGCTACAATCCGCTCCGAGCGGCGTCAACAGATCACAACCTGTCCCTGCTGCGGGGAAGTGCTTGCCTGCCTTCCGGTCGAGCGCGAGATTACCCGTCATGCAACGGACGGATTGTCTCGCAGGCTTGTGTCTGCTCCGGCTAGTTAGGTGGATGCTCCCGGCAAAAACTCAACCCATAAACTCTGTCAGGCTCGACTGCTCCTTCTTTGGTTCGCGGAAGAGGAGCTTGAGCTCCATTGACAGCGTCTGCACCCTGCAGCGCAAATAGTCATTTATCGCATACTGCTGGCACATGTCGGTGGCTATCCCGAGATATTTTTCCACCGCGCCCCTTGTCACCGTCTGCAAAAGTTCGTGGCTGCACTCGATGCACTTGCCCATCAGCGGCATCCTTCGATATTTCTTGCCGCAGTTTGTGCATCGAAAAGTCTGCGAGCTGTACGAGCGCATGTTTCCCATTATGTCAGGCAGTATGTGCGTGGTAAGCACCATCGCGGCGACCTCGTTTGCGTCAACCGCGTTTATCAGTTTCGCGGTGTCAAACTGCATTTTGAGCTTCTCGTCCATGGTGTTGAGAGTCGAGTACGCGCTCCTCTGCTCCTTGGTAGTAAGCGAGCTTGTCAGATGCGTAAAGCCGTAGCCGAAGAACTGCGAGTCCTGGCCTATGCGGGCCTTGAGCGTCTCTATGTCGCTTGCATGGTCGGCCGCCTTGGCGTTCTTTTTCCACGTTCCCTCATAGAATGAGAGCGGATAGGAGGACGCGACGTCGACATTGTGGGCCTGCCTCTGGACCTCGTGGGGAAGCACTATCGGCTGAATCAGCAACGGCGCGTCCATCAGCCCGCCTATCTTGTCCGGCAGGAAGTCAAAAGAGAAATTCAAAAATGCGTCCATCAGAAGCATCACCGAGTCGGCGTCGCCGTCGCAGTCGCGCCTCTTTGCCGAGTGCCACACCGGCGACGCGAGGCAGACTTGCGAGTCGGTAAAGCCGATTATCCTGCCCATTATTCCGACTGAAGTGTGGGGCGCAAGCCCGACTACCAGGTGGCCGACAAGGTCGTCGACGGAATTGACCCTGTAGAACGGCTCGAGCTCGTAAATTCTTTCAAGCTCGTCGTCGACAAACTTGGCCGTGTTGACAAGGTGCACTGCAGAGTCTCGGGGGATAAGCACGTCCTGCATGAGAAGCTCCACCGTCTGGTCCGTCGCGACCAGCTCGTTTCCCGCGTAGTCACTGGTATAGCCAAGCTCTTTCAGTTGATCTATCGAGACGCCAATCCACTCGGGCTTGAAGTGCGTCAGCGGCTCGTTTGTCGCGTCAAACCTGATGGTGCCGTCCTTGAACGCATGAAGGCCGTGCTTTTGGCGCAGTATGCCTTTCTCAAGGGGTTCTGCAGAGCGGTGCCTGCTCATGAGCGACTTGACGCCCTTCAGCGGCTCTTCTGCCCTCTTGCCGACGCGCTTTTGGGCGGTCTCTAGCGCCTGCTTGAGCGGGTAGCTCACCGGCGCAAAAGTCCTGCCGTCCCTGTCGCAGCGCGGGCACTTTTCTCCCTCCTCTATCTCGTCATGGCACACAAAGCATGTGCAGCGAAGCGGCGTCGCGGAGCCGCAGGCCCGGCAGTGGGTGCCGGTCGAGGGCATCTTGCATGCGCTGCAGAATCTGTCTGCAATCTCGGCAAAGAAGGGCTCTTCCTTGCAGGCCTTTAGGATGTCACGCGTCGCGCCTCCCTTGGCGCCAATCGGAAACAGCACGTGCACAGGGGGCTTCATCTTGCGCTCCGCTGCCTTTTCCGGCCTGCCAACTCTGACGCCGATGGACGACGCGAACTTGGGCATCACTTCGATGCTGGACATTTGCTTTACAAGCTCGTTTGCATCGCGGGGCTGCGGCAGCGCGGCGCTTGCAAAGGAGGAGAACGGCGAGTTTAGCAGCCTGTTTATCGTGAACAGTTGATCAGAGTCGTCAATGACAATGTGCGCGGGCATGCCGGAGGCATCGTGCTCCACATGATGAGCCACGCCAAGCCGCTCAAGGATTTCCTTCAGCCGCTCGTCTGCCGGCAGTCGCCCCAGCTCTGCAAAGCACTCCACCAGGATCTTGCTCCTTACGTACTGCACGTCTTCGAGCGAAAGGCTGTCCCAGTACAGCAGGTAACGGGGATGCAGCGGGAGGCCGAGTTTTTCGCTAATTAGAAATGCCTCATCGCGCGTCGGCGCGTTTGAGAGCCAGTCTCGCGCAAGCTCGGCGAGCCGGAGCCTTTCTATGGCAACAGGGAGAACGTCAGCCGAGGCGACAAGTTTTTCGCGCAGCTGGAGCGCCCAGATCTCCTCCACATAGCTGGCAGGAGGAAGCTGGGCGTTGTTCTCAAGAAAGTCGCCGTAGCTTATCAGCATGTCACCAAGGTACAGTATCTTGCTCACCTTGCGCCGGATTTTTTCTGCGAGCTCGACCGTCGGCACGGGCATGACCCTGCCGTCTTCCAGCCGAACCACTGGCGGCTCGATGGTGTCGACAAGCGCAAGCGTCGATGCCTTGCCCGGAATGTCCATCTTGATCTGGGTGCCTGCGACGATCGCATAGTTCAGGAGCACCGGCACTGCAGGGTGCACGCCCACCGTTGCAAAGCCAGTGTTAACAGACCGGCCATAGCGCAGCCTAAAGCCCCCAATCCTTTTTGTCATTGAAAGGACCGGCCTGCCCGTAATTACCTCCGTCATCCTGTGGTGGGCCGCATCGTCGTCATTTCCCGTCTGAATCGCGCCCTTTAGTTCCTTGAGCCATTCCCAGCCCTCGAGTTTCAGAGTCTCGACGAGCTTTAGCAGCTTTCTGCTCCTCCCGATGAGCCCGTCGTTCATTACCCTGAGCGCGCCTCCCCTCACCCTGTCGGTTGCAATCCTGCGCATCCCCTTGTGCCCCACCACCTCGACGGGGTCTGTGTCAACGCCGTCAAGCTCGACCGGGAGGCTGGCGATGCACTTGACCACGTCGTCGTCAAGCACCTTGAACTGAAAGCCCATCACCTCGCGCTCGTAGATGCGCAGTTCCTCGACGAACCTTCCGGTCTCGTCGTCATGAAACGAGTTTGCGACGTATTTCTTCAGGCCGGCCACCCGGCGCGCATGATCGGCTATCAGCATGGTAAGTGCCGCCTCTGTTCCTCCGGCTGACCTTATTGGCCCGGCAAATGAAACGGAAAGGTACTCGCTCCCGTCGCTGTTCTTTTTTATCAGGACGTCCGCAATGCCCTGGAGAGGCGCAACTGTGACGCCTTCGGTGACTACTGCAAGCGAGACCCTCACCGCGCTGTCAAGCCGGCTTCGCATGTCGCCTCCGCCGTAATCGCCCCTTGCTATCTCTTCGGCTATCTTGAGCGCAGCCTTTTCCTTTGTCGTCGCTGCAAGAAGAGTTCTCAGCCTGTCGCTGATGTCGATGTCGTGCATCTTGGCTACGCGGTCTGAAAGGTCGTATGCTATCTTGGGCTCGACAATATCGGCCGCATCGTAGCCCTTCCTGCGGGCCTTTGCAGCATGCTGGTAATTCTGAAAAACGCTCTCGAGAATCTTTCTGTGGTACTCCCGGTAGTAGGCAGGCATTGCCACGTCCTTTAGGCGTGAGTCGGCCTCTTCCAGCCTCATGAACGGATGGCCTTGATTATCGACGAGAACTTGTTCTCCCAGTTGCCGTCCTTCTCAATCATTGTACCTATCACTATAATGTCAGCGCCGGCATTGGCTA comes from the Nitrososphaera sp. genome and includes:
- a CDS encoding sialidase family protein; this translates as MSGQTRIAASNIDSKNSSVSVGVYTSPQLAFSDNTNHAFVIWNEIKSTTQILSSPNAQGSAKENHTSNIYYRVTEDNGKMFGRTVSLGNFSQSQVMGPITASEENGTNAYAVWAANSTDNDYNLYFARTPADGSKFERPIILATDHFTMATHIGNNSSVESGIVEPQIIATSHNHVFLLWSDETTKIAYSNETIPAANPVSPPSFSGTVIRNGSMQQLQSSVNPQIQNAPPSYQTLIQTYFISSSDAGKTFSPKVSILNQSSSSNGTSFLTPNPPRLAASGSNVYIVSTQFGAKLHDSKIVLTRSEDGGKTFEKSLIVIPGYNNTNEGTTVAIPYAAAGARGNESKSLYIDAMISENTSKGPSTSNNLPILAFPSPLNSQLQLHSILLHSPDGGTTFSKPLEVSNGTLGQGFPIIDLSSDGSHVYIARIDTGNVSSALQGYPFLTPFSGGTTSSANSTAGSILVSTVSNNGTTLQGQIRLKDSKNPSLSLSWDFGGGTFQLLHAGSQGAFIVKETSYYNGSGGSSFNNRESKTLVWSSTDGGHSFEGPSSIIQPLDSQLVSTAVFYPQGSTYASLFLVWEGNGGAIYLQKFAAP
- a CDS encoding MEDS domain-containing protein gives rise to the protein MSQLKAIARGSHILGIYSSPTDRIEECFSFLKAGFDNGEAVWVMFDERQISREEIRSRIKSEWKVGDLARREANGEIIITTSQDWFSPGGKFDSERIRSKWQQATNRALALGKTGFRAFGAPDELVNSATADFIDYEHSVGTSFDIPFTGFCAYMASDIASAMTSEQLSRLYVSHGWHRISGYDVLEHPMAGQHVAMTYENTAQREAAITKYINAGLKKNQLCVYASIYLRNSSHRERMMGLFDNSQENMDRGNLVFIDLAPHYIASLTSDIRPFESDMARLRDRVSGRQDKHIRFVGDCDSFLFQNRHFDECMAIENWLSDRPLEDSSCLCPYPLQLLNKFPYDIHKVRMFVSHDVIADHTGRITTAYLRSDGRHQH
- a CDS encoding MEDS domain-containing protein, which encodes MTHQHGSRPRILVAEPEPDIQFLYKSFLHDWDLEIVESGARCIQAATKEGRASDEYHDLIVIDSHVKDGMIETLRRLRELLPYQHIVVTSTTDPDVLRRQLTGAGMSNQANLGFIQKPFMFSDLLSLLRVRKPRVSSAQLTDHILAIYEDQEQELAEAISFVKRAVPNNEAALFILREDINLEAVKERIARCGLDVDSLVRDGSLMFTKNVDWYLPDGRIDKQRLLVQWNRLVETCVRSGKKGVRAFCMMDCMFEHNFQNESVDYEVDYPPKLDIALVPICAYRKQDIDRLSDDQKRRLLTCHSKVWT
- a CDS encoding ribonuclease HIII, which gives rise to MLRSAKLSAQEIERLRETLEERGIAASAPTNKYETLRVQFENIFLIAYSSGKLVYEDNPQTLKIISGVMQSARSEYEYELGSDEAGKGEWYGPLVVACVAVRPFDIGELRRAGVKDSKTLSAGTIKIIANEIRQNKKLAWSHVVLSPPDYNEQFARLKKEGKNLNDMLARAHARVIGETLEKLGNLDDAKILVTIDEFDKKKMGDGLKGLEKAKGVAIVQKTGGEEEMPVAAASILAKSFFEQEVDRLSSEFKVELKTASPQDIPKKDLHRVAKTHFRNVSGLL
- a CDS encoding DUF973 family protein, which translates into the protein MTKYCIQCGNGDDDSAAFCSKCGAPHTNSPSTPPPGMGSPYGGSRVALTQLDRQVLEKLKWFGILGVIAEAMGMIVPFMTLGSVFTPGGMMARPEIAAGAVATFAAVGIAGIVIGIIALFMVITAFRILLREDRREFSLPLKMLWGLLAGLILYIVAIGLIAAATFSAGTNPFMPNGSAPRFSPAFGAAFAVFGLAAVALLVGIIGIIIGLWRAGNRYDETLIKVGGILMIIPYVAIVGPILVLLGASSALKKIPQS